The Myripristis murdjan chromosome 6, fMyrMur1.1, whole genome shotgun sequence sequence tttgcacagtcacacaccagTTTTACCTGCAGGTAACTTACATTCTTGCTGAAGACAGTCATTGAATTCTGCCTGCCAAATGCAAAGCCCCTAAAGCCTGATATCAGCTCGTGACACATCAGAGAGCCAATAACGCTTCAAATACAGTAGAGTTGCATCGCTGTAGATGAAGGGCATGGTTTTGGGTTACACATGCAGCATACAATCTCTGACAGCACGCCCTATGTGTGTATGGGAAAGGCACAGCCAGGCCACTGTGCCACCATCAGACCCTCTGTCTGAACATCCCGTCTTAAGTCCGCTGGAATCTCATGATCCCAGCACCCCATCGCTGTGGACCACAGAGCTGATCCCAGCATACCAGCTTTGACTCTGTTACACGAGATGCATCAGAACTACTAACTGTAACGACTGACTGTAAAGCGTGCCACCTCACACTCCACCAATGACAAAGCCACAGAGGACTCTGATCATGTTTCAGTGACACATGGTTGAAATATTTACAGTCATCAGGCTGGAGATGGAGATAGACTCATTTAGGCTGCATACAAATGTGTGAGACAAGCAAACTGTATAATATCTTATCTCACCGTCTGCCAGTAATTTACAAGACACCATGACCAATACTGATGGGAACTGTTAAAATGACTAAAAGCAGCTGTCAGTAAGGAGAAGGAGAGTTATGTTGCACACTTTATAAGGACTTTAAATGTAAAGGTAACAGTGTGATGTCGTCCACTTCCCCAGACAGCTAGAAAGCTTTGTTTTGGGACCATCATCACTGAAGCACTAATTTAAgttgaaatttcattttcatgtacaTCAGTGTTACAAATAGCAAAAGTATTTATTGCAAATTGGCATGACCTGATTTTCCCTTAGATTTCCACTTCGGCAActtcaaagtgagaaaaaacatttttgccttATTGTAAGACATTGTCAGATACATCTGCTGTGTCTGCTCATTGTAATGcatcactgaagctacatcacacttatattgagtgaaatattccgccccaagatgccattgttttatggctgcaccattacataaaataaaaaatatctagatgtcttgtgcatcattttatattcTCCTGTGATTCAGTGGGACGTATTTGGCATCTTTGggaaccttgggatctccacaagaatttaaaatgaaattcatgtgggtttgaataaagcTTGGCCCTGCAGCAGTGACAAGCTTAACCATGGGAGCGGCAGAGATGAAGAGGTTAAATGTGAAGTTAACAGTATGGTGTTACTGTGTCCCCAGACGACTTTGTCTTGGAGCATAGCTATTGTACTAGTGTATGGGATTCACTGTCATTGTACACCAGTGggttaaaaagttaaaataatgtaatgttAAAGGTACAAATAACAAGGATATTTAATGAAAATGGGATGAAATTAAACAATATACCCTTCTGTAGCTGACAGtgatgtattttgtttatttgtttgcattataaattaaaagaaaagggaaaagtgGCGACCTCAGTAGACATTGCCCAACATGGTGCGATACTGTGGTGTGTTGCACAACATGTATCCTGCTTGCTGTGCGCCTTTATTTAATCAGAGAACTATGTGCCGCTTAAATCACAAAATATGATTGTACATGTTGGTGTTGGAATACAGCAGCTAAATACATTAATCAGTGGTGACAAACCCCAACCACATAAAGGCTGAAATttattgttgttggtttttttttcacattgtttcCTGTAACAACTTTGACAGCTTCTTGTGGTTCATTATGCAATATATAAAAGAGGCTTGTGTGTTTATGATGGACATTAAAAACATCATTCACAAGCAAACTCTGTGATAAGATGCAATGGGCCAAACAAGCTGCCCAGTTCCAGACTGATCCACTTGTTGATTATGACCCCTTTAACACAATCTTTGTGGCAATGGCCTACATGTTCTCGCTGCCAGCAGTGTATTTAGTCCAGGTCAAATTTCTCCTTCAATCTCTTTCAGCCTAACCGAGCCCAAACAACGTTTCTGTTGTATAACTGCATAATTAAGCAGTCACAGTATGAAAAATCAACCTCAGATGTGAATGGCTAACAAAGGAAGTGCACTAATATAATTAGTGCTGGTTAATGTTGACAAATTCATAATACATTTACTGAAAATGGGCATGGGTGATTTCtctattttaaataataaatagtcAGGTTCTTTTGGCAGCAGGTTGAAGTTTCCATCTATACAGCACATGTATAGTCAGTGGTCTTATGGGTGGTGCCAAATGGTTTCACCATGCAGAGTAATAGGACATGGgtctttgttttctgcacaCGTTACCACAGTGAAGGTCAGAGGGTGGGACCGCCTGCACATCAGTGGTTCTAGAGTAGGTGGGTTTACTGTGCTGCGTAATGACACTGTGATAGTTATGTTTGTCCATGACTGATACAATCCATGGCCTAAATCCTGAGTGACCCTTTCCACCAGGTTGGCGGTAACTGCACTGCTGGTTCACTTTCTACACTTCTAGACCGATGTGCTGTCCTAAttcttaacaaaaaaatactgatgAGGTGGCAGTGAGgctcactgacaaaaaaaggcATCCTGTAGTTCGAAGACTGTCGGCTAAATGCCCCATAGCAAATGTAACAGGCTTAATGGCTAAAATTTATGTATAAGAATTGTATTCTGCATTGTAGttatttcacagatttttgactGGCTTTATGCTATCATTAATGGAAGGCCAATTCAGTTGGGTTTTAACATGTTTATTCATTAAGTCATTTAACAAAACTTAAATTTACAATACATACATTTGAACGGAAATATAGCATTCTTGCTTAAAACAGTCAATGCTCCATCTGGTGAGCTAAGACACGAGTAAAACTGAAATTAAGACACTGACTGAATGTTATATTTACACATAAATACCTCAAAATATAGCAAGATCtatcaattaaataaaaataaaaaatctcaagggttaattttgctttaaaatatAGACTATTTTCGAAGATGAACCAAATTCATTGGTCCCATTTTACAATGAGAAATTGCATAAACAGATAACCTGGCGCATACTGTAGCGTGTAAGTTTCAGGTTATATTTGATTTGGCAAATGAAGAACTGTAAACAGCATGTTTGCACAGGCACTGCTGAGTTAAGCAGGACAATGTGTAAACATTTAAGATCGACTACCATCTAGTCTTCCTGCAGAACTGTTCATTTGCAACAATCACTTTGTCTGGCACAATTTATGGGAATACATGTCTTATAAACCCACTGTGGTGTGTGCAGCCTGCACAGCAAAAGGATTCTGACTGTCAGTACTCAACTGCCCAATACTAGTGAAGGGACATCTATGCTCATAGTTGAAAGAGGAAGCTgactccattcattttttttgtacactcTAATATTATCTGCTTCTCAATCCCTGTCAACTTTATAGTCCCGGCATGTTATCTTTGTATGCAGGAAATAATCTTTTTAAGGAATGGCAATTTGCGTTACCAGGAAATACTTCCAGAATGCTATGTAACAGACAAGAAATGATCTGTTGGTGTCCCGGGTCGCCAGGACAAACAACCTGCCTTGACCACTTAGACTGCTGTATTTACTGCATGCTCAAAATAATGGCCTAATCTTTATCACAAGCAAAAGCTGTAAAATGTGCCTGTAAGTGCATTGTCATAGTTTTTTGAACAGCCACATCCTCTACCAACACACTTGACAGTGTTGAGTGCTTTCAGGAAGTGCTGCTTCTCTTTCTGGTCCGCGGTCTTCTCCTCAAGATTTCGTCTTCCTCTTGGTCACTTTCGCAATCCCTCTGAAATAACAAGACACTTAAGTAACAACTTAAGTAATGTGTTTGGAATGCAAACTATTATGGTCACACGCATAATGACTAAACCATGTGCTTTATGTACAAGTTAACAAACGGATTAGTGAGTCATTTACAGTACATTtgacatttgtcatttgtcaagATTTGTCAAATTAGatgtaactcaaagcagagagccaTGCAAGTCTTACTGTAGGTAAATCCTCTTGATGACTTTTTAAACTCTTATACAAATACAAAAGATCTGCTGTAACTATCACAGTTGCAGTATACTGTATCTGATTGACCTAAATTCATGTCAATGTTGACTCATGATATTGTCCAAAAGGAgccagtgctttttttttttgctagacTTTTTGAGTTCAGATATAGTAGATTAGCTGGTAACTTTAGAACAGTGTGTTCCTACCCCGTCAAGAGTGGGCAGCTTGTTGCCCTTCTTCATCATACGTGTTAAGTGGTTGCAGAGAGACACAATTCTGAATGACAGCTGTTGGAGAGATGAAAAAAAGGTGGAGAGTCACAAAATAAACCAAGAGACATCCCCGATGCCTCACTGTACAGAAACAGTTTTGAACTCCAAGACTTTACCTTCCACCTGCGTCTGGCGTACTGTCTCCTGAAGTTCTCCAAGTTGACCACTGACAACCTCTTCACCATGGCCTGTCTGGGATTCAAGGGCTGAGGAGAAAAAGCGAGGGATGAAACAAATGGGAGTGGGGTTACATCAATGTCAAATCACTTGTCAATTTCATGAGTTTTGCCAAAGTATTGGTCTGACTGTgacagtaaaatataaaatataaaagtctGAAATCTAAAGAAATTTCAGGCAAACGACAAGCGTTTTTGGACGGGATAGATAAATactgaaatgtttatttaagtGCTTAGAAAAGGACACAATGGGCAGTAATGACTGTGtgcaaaaataaagccaaaagaTATGAGGTCTCCATTGAGGTgctgaaaaacatcacacataaacaggtaaaatgttttgtgtttgtatacATGTGCATTTTATGGTTAACTGAGTAAAAGTACACAAGATCTtattataaaactgaaaaatgtaatgaaaaccaaaaaaaaagtaatgaaaatgaCATTCTTTATGTCTCATAATATGATTTGTTGTTtattcaaagaaagaaagaaaaacaaggtgcCATAATCACAAATAAATTATGTAAAGCTTACAGGAAAGTGCACATTCAGAACTATAAAAAGACAAACTAATCTGAAGAAGGATTCACAAGTGACTAAACATATAACTTTACAAACTAATGACCACTGTAAACAACATAAACATATGGCATCCAAAAAGACAatggaatgaaaaaataaattaatcaaaaaaGTGTGAACTTTTGCTACATTCCAGTGAAAAGGATATCTGCTTGACCCTGTTTTTCTTTCGGTCAAGgcacaataaaacataacattcaTAATCAACATTTATGTGCATCGTTCCTCATTAAATTATAAACCTGCTGAACCATAAAGAGAGCAgtgtcatctgcaaacaaaCATGTGTTCCACAGTGCGCTTGTCATCATTTTTAAGTTTGGTATTACTCCTACTAACAAATATCATCATGCCACTTAGAAACAGCTATAAAGCTCActcaaggaaaacaaaatataaacaataaagaaaCTGTGAAGAACTAAACATTTCAGAGTTTTTGTTGTGGAATAAAACCAATCTGTTGCATTCATAGAACATCTCTTCAAAAGAACATATAATTAAGATTAAAGCAAGATTGTTAAAAACTCTTATTGTCTCTTGTGTAAGTTAGCCAgactctgtgattggctgcttggCCTCAGGGCACAGTTCCCCCCCACAGGACCGGTGGAGCAGCTCCTTCAGAGCTTGGTGCACTTCTTTATGCAGACTGCTGCTGCGGACGCTGCCATTGGCCCCTTCAGGGTGCAGGGAGCTCATTACTTCCTGCAGCCACTGCAGCTCAGAGTTCAGCTCCTGTCTTAGAGCGTTTAGCTGACTCTGTCTTTGATGGTACTTCCCACTGATACTCTCCAGACTGGCATCTACCGCCTTCATGTCCTCCTGCAGCAGCCGCCTAGTGGCCTCCACTTTACGGAACTCATAGCGTACCTGGGAGATCTGTTTCCTCGCACTCTCACTCTCGTCCTTGTACCAGGCCTCCTTCTCATTGTAGATGGAGAGCAGGGCCTCTATGTCCCCCTGCAGGCTGTGGTGGGCTCCAGCCACCTCAGATAGCCCTGTCTCCATCAGGCTGATGTCCTCCACAACATGGGCAAAACGCTCAAAGTTAGCATACGTGTTGTTTGGGGGCATGCTGGAGTGGGACTGGATGGTGTACTCCTTCAGACGTTTCGTCTTCAGCTGCAAAGGCTCCACTTTCTTCTTGGCCTCAGGAGCAGAGCTGTCCTCCATGTGGCCATGGGACTTCAGACAGAGGGGTGGAGGAATACTGAGTGAGAGCCTGTCTCATTGGAGTATAACACATGTCCCAGCAGACACGGCACTGTAGAATTAGTGTGTGAACCTACAGCAAAAGCCATGGCAGGTGAGAGAGCCAGCCCAAAAGACATTCCTGTGTTACGGTCCTTGTCTTCATGGGATGAGGACTCCACAGCAAAACATCATTCACATGCATGTCAGCAGCCAGTAGTGGAGCAAATTTCTTCAGTGTTACAAGTTGTTAAATGTCACAATCATGCCATTAAAACACAAGTGAGCTCCTGCTTCAGCTTGATGTTTTTGGTTGCTGTGAACTAACCCAAACCAGAGGGCCTGATCCAGTCTGAGTGAGTGCACTGATAGGTGAAGGGTGAGGGAATAGTcccagaggaggaggtgtggtgCAGTGACTACAATATAACTGTGGTATGTTTTCAACAGGCCAGAGTATATGCAGTTGGGTGTGAACTCTGGGATTTTGTGCCTGTAGCTCTACAAATACAGTACTCAAAGTTCTTTGGGCATTTAAAGAAGGAGTTGCTACTCCTATAGCAAATAAACCTGATACCTGCTGTTACCTTTGTCTCACGAGACGGAGCACAGTAACTAGATGTTGCTTAACATGTTTGGGTGGAGTGCTGACAAATGTATCAGTAGTAgctgaaaatacaaaaacatgctcTTGTTAAGCATAAACCAGTAAACCATATGCATACCTTTATCCAAGGATGGTTGAGGGCATCTTGTATGGTCAGTCTTTTTctaaaaaagcataaataaacaataacatgAATTTACAAtgaaagacagatagatagattctgTTTCCCAGAGGTGCATTTAAATGGAAACACGTGTCAGCAAGAACAAAATATGATCTAATCACATAGTACAAAGAGAGATAACTATTACACAATGCTTTAGGTACTTAGACTGTAGGTTGGGTGCCTTTTCATTTCCAATTGGAC is a genomic window containing:
- the LOC115360599 gene encoding death-associated protein kinase 3-like; this translates as MEDSSAPEAKKKVEPLQLKTKRLKEYTIQSHSSMPPNNTYANFERFAHVVEDISLMETGLSEVAGAHHSLQGDIEALLSIYNEKEAWYKDESESARKQISQVRYEFRKVEATRRLLQEDMKAVDASLESISGKYHQRQSQLNALRQELNSELQWLQEVMSSLHPEGANGSVRSSSLHKEVHQALKELLHRSCGGELCPEAKQPITESG